From Streptomyces qinzhouensis, one genomic window encodes:
- a CDS encoding SAM-dependent methyltransferase — protein MTADTPDSGTGRSRHPEFDTGAPHSARVWNYWLGGKDNYPVDQEVGEEFRQSFPGIVDLARDSRAFLARTVTHLAREVGIRQFLDIGTGLPTADNTHQIAQRAAPSSRIVYVDNDPLVLAHARALLVSTPEGATDYIDADLHDPVAILGKARDILDLSRPVALTLMQVIGHVSTYEEARSIVGTLMDALPSGSYLVFNDSVNTHAGNAEATRQYNDSGAAPYFLRSPAEVAGFFEELELLEPGVVPLAHWRPAPDAVTDGDVIALGGVGRKA, from the coding sequence ATGACAGCCGACACGCCGGACAGCGGGACGGGCCGGTCGCGGCATCCGGAGTTCGACACCGGGGCCCCGCATTCGGCCCGGGTCTGGAACTACTGGCTGGGCGGCAAGGACAACTACCCCGTCGACCAGGAGGTCGGTGAGGAGTTCCGGCAGTCGTTCCCCGGGATCGTCGACCTGGCCCGGGACTCCCGCGCGTTCCTCGCCCGTACCGTGACCCATCTCGCGCGCGAGGTGGGGATCCGTCAGTTCCTCGATATCGGCACGGGTCTGCCGACGGCCGACAACACCCATCAGATAGCCCAGCGGGCCGCGCCCTCGTCGCGGATCGTCTATGTGGACAACGACCCGCTGGTCCTGGCACACGCCCGGGCGCTGCTGGTGAGCACCCCCGAGGGTGCCACCGACTACATCGACGCCGATCTGCACGACCCGGTGGCCATCCTCGGCAAGGCCCGGGACATCCTGGACCTCAGCCGGCCGGTGGCGCTGACGCTGATGCAGGTGATCGGGCATGTCTCCACCTACGAGGAGGCGCGGTCGATCGTGGGTACGCTGATGGACGCGCTGCCGTCGGGGAGCTATCTGGTCTTCAACGACAGTGTGAACACCCACGCGGGCAATGCCGAGGCCACCCGGCAGTACAACGACAGCGGGGCCGCGCCGTACTTCCTGCGGAGCCCGGCGGAGGTCGCCGGGTTCTTCGAGGAGCTGGAGCTGCTGGAGCCGGGTGTCGTACCGCTGGCCCACTGGCGCCCGGCGCCCGACGCGGTGACCGACGGCGATGTCATCGCGCTGGGCGGGGTCGGCCGCAAGGCGTGA
- a CDS encoding APC family permease — protein sequence MAKQRDAAQAPGNPGLRRDIGLIGLIWTSEGSIIGSGWLFGALFAAQAAGTAALLSWAIGAVAIIILAFVHAELGAAYPVAGGTARFPHYAFGSAAGASFGWFSWLQAVATAPIEVMASLNYLSVHADWVQKGEHQLTAAGYGLAVAFMAFFVVVNFFGIRWLAHTNSLATWWKVAIPVLTIVALAATAFHGENFGHGGFAPFGAQGILSAISTSGIIFAFLGFEQADQLAGESRNPARDIPLAVIGSILLGVLIYVALQVVFIGALPPDAFVHGWADLTFADKAGPFAGLATSVGLSWLAALIYIDAVISPTGTGLIYTTAASRVSYGLSRNGYVPVLFERTTRRGVPWFSLLFAFIVGLIVFLPFPTWQKLVGFVTSASVLMYAGAPLALGCLRKQDPDRHRPYRLPAGHFWSPVAFIVANLIIYWAGWDTLWRLGVAIVIGYLLLGASAALRLNPRLPHPDWRPAQWLPVYLLGLGVISWQGGFCSTGPASTVDCGATGAIPLWWDIAVVTVFSLVIYYWAQAVRLPREETQEYIGSVEVVPEH from the coding sequence ATGGCGAAGCAGCGCGACGCCGCGCAGGCACCCGGCAATCCGGGGCTGCGCCGGGACATCGGACTGATCGGTCTGATCTGGACGTCCGAAGGGTCGATCATCGGCTCCGGCTGGCTGTTCGGCGCCCTGTTCGCGGCCCAGGCGGCCGGGACCGCGGCGCTGCTGTCCTGGGCGATCGGCGCCGTGGCCATCATCATCCTGGCCTTCGTCCACGCCGAACTCGGCGCGGCCTACCCCGTCGCGGGCGGCACCGCCCGCTTTCCGCACTATGCCTTCGGCAGTGCCGCGGGCGCCTCCTTCGGCTGGTTCTCCTGGCTCCAGGCGGTGGCCACCGCCCCCATCGAGGTGATGGCGTCCCTCAACTATCTGAGCGTGCACGCGGACTGGGTACAGAAGGGCGAGCACCAGCTCACCGCCGCGGGCTACGGCCTGGCGGTCGCCTTCATGGCCTTCTTCGTCGTCGTCAACTTCTTCGGAATCCGCTGGCTCGCCCACACCAACAGCCTGGCGACCTGGTGGAAAGTGGCCATTCCGGTACTGACGATCGTGGCCCTGGCGGCGACCGCGTTCCACGGCGAGAACTTCGGCCACGGGGGCTTCGCCCCCTTCGGTGCCCAGGGCATCCTCTCCGCCATCAGCACCAGCGGCATCATCTTCGCGTTTCTCGGCTTCGAACAGGCCGACCAGCTGGCGGGGGAGAGCCGCAATCCGGCCCGTGACATCCCGCTCGCGGTCATCGGTTCGATCCTGCTCGGCGTGCTGATCTACGTCGCGCTCCAGGTGGTGTTCATCGGCGCGCTGCCCCCGGACGCCTTCGTCCACGGCTGGGCCGATCTGACCTTCGCCGACAAGGCGGGCCCCTTCGCGGGTCTCGCCACCTCCGTCGGGCTGAGCTGGCTGGCCGCGCTGATCTACATCGACGCCGTGATCTCCCCGACCGGTACGGGACTGATCTACACCACCGCCGCTTCCCGGGTCTCGTACGGGCTCTCCCGCAACGGCTATGTCCCCGTCCTCTTCGAGCGCACGACCCGGCGCGGAGTGCCCTGGTTCAGCCTGCTGTTCGCCTTCATCGTGGGGCTGATCGTCTTTCTGCCCTTCCCCACCTGGCAGAAGCTGGTCGGTTTCGTCACCTCGGCGAGCGTGCTGATGTACGCGGGCGCACCGCTGGCCCTGGGGTGTCTGCGCAAACAGGACCCCGACCGGCACCGCCCCTACCGGCTGCCCGCCGGACACTTCTGGTCGCCGGTCGCCTTCATCGTCGCCAATCTGATCATCTACTGGGCGGGCTGGGACACGCTCTGGCGGCTCGGCGTCGCGATCGTCATCGGCTATCTCCTGCTCGGTGCCTCCGCCGCACTCCGTCTCAACCCCCGGCTTCCGCATCCCGACTGGCGGCCGGCCCAGTGGCTGCCGGTGTATCTGCTCGGCCTGGGAGTGATCTCGTGGCAGGGCGGCTTCTGCAGTACGGGACCGGCGTCGACGGTCGACTGCGGGGCGACCGGCGCGATTCCGCTGTGGTGGGACATCGCCGTGGTGACCGTCTTCAGCCTGGTGATCTACTACTGGGCCCAGGCGGTCAGGCTGCCCCGGGAGGAGACCCAGGAGTACATCGGCTCGGTCGAGGTCGTCCCGGAGCACTGA
- a CDS encoding histidine phosphatase family protein: protein MTSRLLLVRHGETEWHAENRYAGSSDVALTAKGREQGAALGRWAVRAGVDAVAASPLGRARLTAAPAADALGLRTEIVEELREIDFGWGEGRTIAEMATEDPEAVRRFREDAGSGGFPGSEPLPAAAARATAALRALAERHPAGTVLVVAHSTLLRIALCALLGLPLGRYRQLFPRLDNGAVTEIRCTAAGTALYSLNVPTAS, encoded by the coding sequence ATGACCTCCCGCCTTCTGCTCGTCCGGCACGGCGAGACCGAGTGGCACGCGGAGAACCGTTACGCCGGAAGCTCGGACGTCGCCCTGACCGCCAAGGGCCGGGAACAGGGCGCCGCCCTGGGCCGGTGGGCGGTGCGGGCGGGCGTCGACGCCGTCGCCGCCTCCCCGCTCGGCCGCGCCCGGCTCACCGCGGCGCCCGCCGCCGACGCCCTCGGCCTGCGCACCGAGATCGTCGAGGAGCTGCGCGAGATCGATTTCGGCTGGGGCGAGGGCCGGACGATCGCGGAGATGGCCACCGAGGACCCGGAGGCGGTACGGCGGTTCCGCGAGGACGCCGGATCGGGCGGCTTCCCGGGCTCGGAACCCCTCCCCGCCGCGGCCGCCCGCGCCACCGCCGCGCTGCGCGCCCTGGCGGAGCGTCACCCGGCGGGCACGGTCCTGGTGGTGGCCCACAGCACCCTGCTCAGGATCGCCCTCTGCGCCCTGCTGGGACTGCCCCTCGGCCGGTACCGGCAGCTCTTCCCGCGCCTCGACAACGGCGCCGTGACCGAGATCCGGTGCACCGCCGCCGGAACCGCGCTCTACTCGCTCAACGTCCCCACCGCGTCCTGA
- a CDS encoding DeoR/GlpR family DNA-binding transcription regulator gives MTKRSAEERRRFIADRVTEHGTATNTDLAALAGVSLMTVHRDLDDLERRGVLRRFRGGASARPSTVFESALDYRLGVNTAEKAAVARAAAARVEPGMSVMLDDSTTVLAMARLLADLAPLTVVTNARRVVDVFTEREGVRLIALGGEYSRTHESFLGIPCVEAIAALSVDLVAVSTSAVDARMAYHQEQDVVLVKRAMLDAAARKVMLVDHTKTARTALHRVGPVAGLDELIVDDGIDAQQLAGLREHTEVTVAPVAR, from the coding sequence ATGACCAAGAGATCCGCCGAAGAGCGCCGGCGGTTCATCGCCGACCGTGTGACGGAGCACGGCACCGCGACCAACACCGATCTCGCCGCGCTGGCGGGCGTGAGCCTGATGACCGTCCACCGCGACCTCGACGACCTCGAACGCCGAGGAGTGCTGCGGCGTTTCCGCGGCGGCGCCTCCGCCCGGCCGTCCACGGTCTTCGAGTCCGCTCTCGACTACCGGCTCGGGGTCAACACGGCGGAGAAGGCGGCCGTGGCCCGGGCCGCGGCCGCCCGGGTCGAGCCCGGGATGTCCGTCATGCTCGACGACTCGACCACGGTCCTGGCCATGGCCCGGCTGCTGGCGGACCTCGCGCCGCTGACGGTGGTCACCAACGCCCGCCGGGTGGTGGACGTCTTCACCGAACGGGAGGGCGTCCGGCTGATCGCCCTGGGCGGCGAGTACTCCCGTACCCACGAGTCCTTCCTCGGCATACCGTGCGTGGAGGCGATAGCGGCGCTCTCGGTGGACCTGGTCGCGGTCTCCACCTCGGCGGTGGACGCCCGGATGGCCTACCACCAGGAGCAGGACGTGGTGCTGGTCAAACGCGCGATGCTCGACGCGGCCGCCCGGAAGGTGATGCTCGTGGACCACACCAAGACGGCGCGCACCGCGCTCCACCGGGTCGGCCCGGTGGCCGGTCTCGACGAGCTGATCGTCGACGACGGGATCGACGCCCAGCAGCTGGCCGGGCTCCGGGAGCACACCGAGGTGACGGTGGCTCCCGTCGCGCGCTGA
- a CDS encoding FGGY-family carbohydrate kinase encodes MSAVLGVDIGTSVTKAVLFDEEGAPLASAARPSRLDRLPGGRVEQDPDVVVASVRSVVRQVVAAAGRPPDALALTGQGDGLWLRDAAGRPVRPAISWLDARASDLVTRWLTDGTIRRAYAYTGSGMFPGCHGPLLHWLQEHEPESLARAAVAGYCVDTVAQRLTGRVCLDAADATLPFLDPRTRTYAPGALAACGVAERVDLLPEPAAPGTVLGLDARGAALLGLAEGLPVVAGPYDLPACAVGSGVREPGDGLLILGTTLASQVLTDRVDLDPAAEPAGMWLCTPAPGRWLRAMPAMVGTAALEWVLRLVGADTDAVDALLSASPPGARGVRALPFLSEAGERAPFVEPAAHGRLDGLSLATGPADAVRAVCEAIAYAARHCLETAGLSGTLALCGGGSRSVMWARLIADVLGRPVRIPLAEEVGALGVAAVARSALDTASPSPVFSGAPPSPHRTVDPSPGNRARYEEGYARYRAELAEVRARWSEGGPGGR; translated from the coding sequence GTGAGCGCGGTCCTCGGGGTCGATATCGGCACCTCGGTCACCAAGGCCGTCCTCTTCGACGAGGAGGGCGCGCCGCTGGCCTCGGCGGCCCGCCCATCCCGGCTGGACCGGCTGCCCGGCGGCCGGGTGGAACAGGATCCGGACGTCGTCGTGGCGAGCGTCCGGTCGGTGGTGCGGCAGGTGGTGGCGGCGGCCGGCCGGCCCCCGGACGCACTGGCCCTGACCGGTCAGGGCGACGGGCTCTGGCTGCGGGACGCCGCCGGGCGGCCGGTGCGCCCGGCGATCTCGTGGCTGGACGCGCGCGCTTCGGACCTGGTGACCCGCTGGCTGACGGACGGCACGATCCGCCGGGCGTACGCGTACACCGGATCCGGGATGTTCCCCGGCTGTCACGGGCCGCTGCTGCACTGGCTCCAGGAGCACGAGCCGGAGAGCCTCGCCCGGGCCGCCGTCGCCGGATACTGCGTCGACACCGTCGCCCAGCGGCTGACCGGCCGGGTCTGCCTGGACGCCGCCGACGCGACGCTCCCGTTCCTCGACCCCCGCACCCGGACGTACGCCCCCGGCGCGCTGGCCGCCTGCGGGGTGGCGGAGCGGGTGGACCTGCTGCCGGAGCCCGCCGCCCCGGGCACGGTCCTCGGCCTCGACGCCCGCGGTGCCGCACTGCTCGGACTCGCCGAGGGGCTGCCGGTGGTCGCGGGCCCCTACGACCTGCCGGCCTGCGCCGTCGGCAGCGGGGTGCGGGAGCCCGGCGACGGACTGCTGATCCTCGGTACGACCCTGGCCAGTCAGGTACTGACCGACCGCGTCGACCTCGACCCGGCGGCGGAGCCCGCCGGGATGTGGCTGTGCACCCCGGCGCCCGGACGGTGGCTGCGGGCCATGCCCGCCATGGTCGGCACGGCGGCGCTGGAGTGGGTGCTCCGGCTGGTCGGCGCGGATACGGACGCGGTGGACGCCCTGCTCTCGGCGAGCCCGCCCGGGGCCCGGGGGGTGCGCGCCCTGCCGTTCCTGTCCGAGGCGGGCGAGCGGGCCCCGTTCGTGGAGCCCGCGGCACACGGCAGGCTCGACGGACTGAGCCTGGCCACCGGCCCGGCCGACGCCGTCCGCGCGGTGTGCGAGGCCATCGCGTACGCCGCCAGGCACTGTCTGGAGACCGCGGGGCTCAGCGGCACCCTGGCACTGTGCGGCGGCGGCAGCCGTTCGGTCATGTGGGCCCGGCTGATCGCCGATGTGCTCGGCAGGCCGGTCCGGATCCCCCTGGCGGAAGAGGTCGGCGCGCTGGGCGTGGCGGCGGTCGCCCGGAGCGCGCTGGACACCGCGTCGCCGTCCCCGGTCTTCTCCGGCGCGCCGCCGTCACCGCACCGGACGGTCGACCCGAGCCCCGGGAACCGGGCCCGGTACGAAGAGGGGTACGCCCGCTACCGCGCCGAACTCGCCGAGGTCCGGGCGCGATGGAGCGAGGGCGGGCCCGGAGGGCGCTGA
- a CDS encoding PLP-dependent aminotransferase family protein, which yields MTDYQSVADTVTEEIRAGGLRPGDRLPPLRDFARQRGIAASTAGRVYRELARRGLTVGEVGRGTFVRAAPDTASPALTEAGRSPVDMELNYPVVPEQSDLLARGLGTMVRPGALDSALRPSGAAGTASAREAAADLLVRGGWRPDPARVLFAGNGRQAIAAVLAALVPPGGRLGVEELTYPSVKSLAARLGATVVPLAMDGDGLVPEAVEQARRSGPLHAVYTQPTLHNPLSLTMPPHRRAALAEVVLRLGVPVLEDTVWAFLRDDVPPLAALAPEVTVLVDSLSKRIAPGLNLGYAVVPPELHTEVAVALRSGGSLPMGFALEAASRWQRDGTVRALVLAKQRQAAERQEIARRELAGFALRTEPRSYHCWWELPGSWRSDTFVAAAARQGIGVVPASAFTAAPHPAVDAVRIGLASPPAQVLPRALATLARLARSAPDDHLVGD from the coding sequence TTGACGGACTATCAGAGCGTCGCGGACACGGTGACCGAGGAGATCAGGGCGGGCGGACTGCGGCCGGGCGACCGGCTTCCGCCGCTGCGGGACTTCGCCCGGCAGCGCGGTATCGCCGCCTCCACCGCGGGCCGGGTCTACCGGGAACTGGCCCGGCGCGGGCTCACCGTGGGCGAGGTGGGCCGCGGCACCTTCGTCCGCGCCGCGCCCGATACGGCCTCCCCCGCACTCACCGAGGCCGGCCGCAGCCCGGTCGACATGGAGCTGAACTATCCGGTGGTGCCGGAGCAGTCGGATCTGCTGGCGCGCGGGCTGGGGACGATGGTCCGGCCCGGGGCGCTGGACTCCGCGCTGCGGCCGTCCGGTGCCGCCGGGACCGCGTCCGCCCGGGAAGCCGCCGCCGATCTGCTGGTCCGGGGCGGCTGGCGGCCCGATCCGGCGCGGGTGCTGTTCGCCGGCAACGGCCGCCAGGCGATCGCCGCGGTACTGGCCGCGCTGGTGCCGCCGGGCGGCCGGCTGGGCGTGGAGGAGCTGACATACCCCTCGGTGAAGTCCCTCGCCGCCCGGCTCGGCGCCACCGTCGTGCCGCTCGCGATGGACGGGGACGGGCTGGTGCCGGAGGCGGTCGAGCAGGCCCGGCGGAGCGGGCCGCTGCACGCCGTCTACACCCAGCCGACGCTCCACAATCCGCTGTCGCTGACCATGCCGCCGCACCGCCGGGCCGCACTCGCCGAGGTGGTGCTCCGACTGGGTGTGCCGGTGCTGGAGGACACCGTCTGGGCGTTCCTCCGCGACGATGTGCCGCCGCTGGCCGCGCTCGCGCCCGAGGTGACCGTCCTGGTCGACAGCCTCTCCAAGCGGATCGCCCCCGGCCTCAATCTGGGGTACGCGGTCGTGCCTCCCGAACTGCATACCGAGGTCGCGGTCGCGCTGCGTTCGGGCGGCAGCCTTCCGATGGGGTTCGCGCTGGAGGCCGCGTCCCGCTGGCAGCGGGACGGCACGGTACGGGCGCTGGTGCTGGCGAAGCAGCGGCAGGCCGCCGAGCGGCAGGAGATCGCCCGGCGTGAACTGGCGGGCTTCGCTCTCCGCACCGAACCCCGGTCCTATCACTGCTGGTGGGAGCTGCCGGGCAGTTGGCGCTCCGACACCTTCGTCGCCGCGGCGGCGCGGCAGGGCATCGGGGTGGTCCCGGCCTCGGCGTTCACGGCCGCCCCGCACCCCGCGGTGGACGCGGTGCGCATCGGTCTCGCCTCGCCTCCCGCGCAGGTACTGCCGCGGGCCCTGGCGACCCTGGCCCGGCTGGCGCGCTCGGCACCGGACGATCATCTCGTCGGCGACTGA
- a CDS encoding lytic polysaccharide monooxygenase auxiliary activity family 9 protein: protein MRNRFTASLLAVGLAGVTLFTASGSAQGHGYVDSPISRQQLCGIGTVLNCGQIEWEPWSVEGLKGFPQRGPADGTICAGGNGRFSELDDPRAGSWPTTRLTAGREHTFVWRITAKHATTDFRYFVTKDGYNPTKKLTRADLEPQPFLTVPFGGVRPGATVTHSGVLPQKSGRHLIVGVWTVADTDNAFYTCSDVQF from the coding sequence ATGCGCAACAGATTCACCGCGTCGCTGCTCGCCGTAGGTCTGGCGGGCGTCACCCTGTTCACGGCCTCGGGCAGCGCCCAGGGTCACGGCTATGTCGACTCCCCCATCAGCCGCCAGCAGTTGTGCGGTATCGGTACGGTGCTCAACTGCGGCCAGATCGAATGGGAGCCGTGGAGCGTCGAGGGCCTCAAGGGTTTCCCTCAGCGCGGGCCCGCCGACGGCACGATCTGTGCCGGGGGCAACGGCCGCTTCTCCGAACTGGACGATCCGCGCGCCGGTTCCTGGCCCACCACCCGGCTGACCGCCGGCCGGGAGCACACCTTCGTCTGGCGGATCACCGCCAAGCACGCCACCACGGACTTCCGGTACTTCGTCACCAAGGACGGTTACAACCCCACGAAGAAGCTGACCCGGGCGGATCTGGAGCCGCAGCCGTTCCTGACCGTGCCCTTCGGGGGCGTACGTCCCGGGGCCACGGTCACCCACTCCGGCGTACTGCCGCAGAAGTCGGGCCGGCATCTGATCGTCGGCGTCTGGACCGTCGCGGATACCGACAACGCCTTCTACACCTGCTCCGACGTGCAGTTCTGA
- a CDS encoding 2-hydroxyacid dehydrogenase — protein MRVLAAGDHFVRPELIRTALSRELTRDGGESPEFTELTLPWPHEPFGSVGGVHEASGTEEELIRALSGVSVCVTQMAPFTERVLAAVPGLRLVAVSRGGPVNVDLAAATRNGVAVSFAPGRNAPAAAEFAVGLMLAAMRRISAADAELKAGRWRGDLYAYEEGGTELADATVGLVGYGAIGRIVARVLRAFGARVLVADPYTDPVAAVADGVEPVELDTLLRRSSVVSLHARLTEETRHLIDARRLGLLPHGAVLVNSARGGLLDHAPLPELLRGGRLGALALDVYDIEPVPADWPLRDAPNVITTPHLAGATRQTAHRAAAITAAEVGRFTRGEPLAHPANPEVLVAGRS, from the coding sequence ATGCGCGTCCTCGCCGCCGGTGACCATTTCGTCCGCCCCGAGCTGATCCGTACCGCCCTCTCCCGGGAACTGACCCGGGACGGCGGCGAGAGCCCGGAATTCACCGAGCTGACCCTGCCGTGGCCCCATGAGCCCTTCGGCTCCGTCGGCGGTGTCCACGAAGCGAGCGGCACGGAGGAGGAGCTGATCAGAGCGCTGTCCGGGGTGTCGGTCTGTGTCACGCAGATGGCGCCGTTCACCGAGCGGGTACTCGCCGCGGTGCCCGGGCTGCGGCTGGTCGCGGTCTCCCGGGGCGGCCCGGTCAACGTCGATCTCGCCGCCGCCACCCGGAACGGCGTCGCCGTCAGCTTCGCACCAGGACGCAACGCCCCCGCGGCCGCCGAGTTCGCGGTGGGGCTGATGCTCGCCGCCATGCGCCGGATCAGCGCCGCCGACGCCGAGCTGAAGGCGGGCCGCTGGCGGGGCGATCTGTACGCGTACGAGGAGGGCGGGACCGAACTCGCCGATGCCACGGTCGGTCTGGTCGGTTACGGCGCCATCGGCCGCATCGTGGCCCGGGTGCTGCGGGCCTTCGGCGCCCGGGTGCTGGTCGCCGACCCGTACACGGACCCGGTCGCCGCGGTGGCCGACGGGGTGGAGCCGGTCGAGCTGGACACGCTGCTGCGCCGCAGCTCCGTCGTGAGCCTGCACGCCCGGCTCACCGAGGAGACCCGCCATCTGATCGACGCCCGGCGGCTCGGTCTGCTGCCGCACGGCGCGGTGCTGGTCAACTCGGCCCGCGGCGGACTCCTCGACCACGCCCCGCTGCCGGAACTGCTGCGCGGCGGCAGGCTCGGCGCCCTCGCCCTCGATGTGTACGACATCGAGCCGGTGCCCGCCGACTGGCCGTTGCGCGACGCCCCGAACGTCATCACCACCCCTCATCTGGCGGGCGCCACCCGGCAGACGGCCCACCGGGCGGCGGCGATCACCGCGGCCGAGGTGGGGCGGTTCACCCGCGGCGAGCCGCTGGCCCATCCCGCCAACCCCGAGGTGCTCGTGGCGGGCCGGTCATGA
- a CDS encoding DinB family protein: protein MSATPLTRTIPDSLPLPRCHRCDFADRPFGRETAAAVLREYAVRWQRVLADPRTTSRPVGALAWSPLEHACHVRDMCLLFHQRLDLTLGTGPRGPRPAPAGDTGGQLPGLYRDEDPRRVSGELGRAAGALALRLAGLTAADWDHDDPRFPGERLTVDFFTRHLLHDIAHDLGEVLRAGDGRSVAAR, encoded by the coding sequence ATGAGCGCGACCCCCCTGACGCGGACGATCCCCGATTCCCTGCCCCTGCCGCGATGTCACCGCTGCGACTTCGCCGACCGGCCCTTCGGGCGGGAGACCGCGGCCGCGGTACTGCGGGAGTACGCGGTCCGCTGGCAGCGCGTACTGGCCGACCCGAGAACGACGTCCCGTCCCGTCGGAGCGCTCGCCTGGTCCCCGCTGGAACACGCCTGTCACGTACGGGACATGTGCCTGCTCTTCCACCAGCGGCTGGACCTGACGCTCGGGACCGGCCCCCGCGGACCGCGGCCCGCTCCGGCCGGCGACACCGGCGGGCAGCTCCCCGGGCTCTACCGCGACGAGGACCCGCGGCGGGTCTCCGGTGAACTGGGCCGGGCCGCCGGTGCGCTGGCCCTGAGACTGGCCGGCCTCACCGCCGCCGACTGGGACCACGACGACCCGCGGTTCCCCGGCGAGCGGCTGACGGTCGACTTCTTCACCCGTCATCTGCTCCATGACATCGCCCACGACCTCGGAGAGGTACTGCGGGCGGGCGACGGCCGGAGCGTGGCCGCACGGTAG
- a CDS encoding FGGY-family carbohydrate kinase, translating to MSSRPVVIGVDVATAAVRALCVDGQGRVRGEAREPLPEPVRGPGGTSEQDARAWWPAVCAALRRITAGLPSYGREVVAVAVSATSGTIVPADADGGPLGPALMYDDRSAADINAAAQRLGAARWDALGLTVGPTAALGRAVRCLHTHGPALRQVLHTPEVIGRALTGGPVPADWSHALKTGYDPRAGHWAEEVFTALGFPLTLLPRVGAPGTEAGTVGPAAAEATGLPVGCSVRLGMTDGCAGQLATGAVAPGQFVGVLGTTYVLKGVSTELVRDPAGALYSHRHPDGWWLPGGASNTGGEALGPLPAPRIAALDRAARERGPASYIRYPLRREGERFPFVAPAARGFALGGPADETDAHRAALEGVAFVERLAVERVRRLGIPVSGPLYAAGGGSRSPVWSAIRATVLDRPVRAAERAETAFGAALLAASGTLHASLAESAAAMTGRRGTAAETDPVPAERAALEDAYGRFVTELRRRGWLDGG from the coding sequence ATGAGCAGTCGACCGGTCGTGATCGGCGTCGACGTGGCCACCGCGGCGGTCCGGGCCCTCTGTGTCGACGGGCAGGGGCGGGTACGCGGCGAGGCCCGGGAGCCGCTGCCGGAGCCGGTACGCGGCCCCGGCGGCACCAGCGAACAGGATGCCCGCGCCTGGTGGCCCGCTGTATGCGCCGCGCTGCGCCGTATCACGGCCGGTCTGCCCTCGTACGGCCGTGAGGTGGTCGCGGTGGCGGTCTCCGCCACCTCCGGCACGATCGTCCCGGCCGATGCGGACGGCGGTCCCCTCGGCCCCGCCCTGATGTACGACGACCGGAGCGCCGCGGACATCAACGCGGCGGCCCAGCGGCTCGGCGCCGCCCGCTGGGACGCCCTCGGTCTGACCGTGGGTCCGACCGCCGCCCTCGGACGGGCCGTCCGCTGTCTGCACACCCACGGACCCGCCCTGCGCCAGGTGCTGCACACACCCGAGGTCATCGGCCGTGCCCTGACCGGCGGTCCCGTCCCGGCGGACTGGAGCCACGCCCTCAAAACCGGCTACGACCCGCGCGCCGGGCACTGGGCCGAAGAGGTCTTCACCGCCCTCGGCTTCCCCCTCACCCTGCTGCCGCGGGTGGGCGCGCCGGGGACGGAGGCCGGGACGGTGGGCCCCGCGGCGGCCGAGGCCACCGGACTGCCCGTGGGCTGTTCGGTACGGCTCGGAATGACCGACGGCTGCGCGGGCCAGCTCGCCACCGGGGCGGTCGCGCCCGGCCAGTTCGTCGGCGTCCTGGGCACGACGTACGTCCTCAAGGGGGTCTCCACCGAGCTGGTCCGCGACCCGGCCGGTGCCCTCTACAGCCACCGCCACCCCGACGGCTGGTGGCTGCCCGGCGGGGCGTCGAACACCGGCGGCGAAGCCCTCGGCCCGCTGCCCGCGCCGCGGATCGCGGCCCTGGACAGGGCGGCCCGGGAGCGGGGCCCCGCCTCGTACATCCGCTATCCGCTGCGCCGGGAAGGGGAGCGGTTCCCCTTTGTCGCGCCCGCCGCGCGGGGTTTCGCCCTGGGCGGGCCGGCGGACGAGACCGACGCCCACCGTGCGGCGCTGGAAGGTGTCGCCTTCGTCGAACGGCTCGCGGTCGAGCGGGTCCGGCGGCTGGGCATCCCGGTCTCCGGCCCCCTCTACGCGGCGGGCGGCGGCAGCCGCAGCCCGGTGTGGAGCGCGATCCGGGCCACCGTTCTCGACCGGCCGGTCCGGGCGGCCGAGCGGGCGGAGACGGCCTTCGGCGCGGCCCTCCTCGCCGCGTCGGGCACCCTCCACGCCTCTCTCGCCGAAAGCGCCGCGGCCATGACGGGCCGCCGGGGGACGGCTGCCGAGACCGACCCGGTCCCGGCCGAACGCGCGGCTCTGGAGGACGCGTACGGCCGCTTCGTCACTGAACTGCGCCGCCGCGGCTGGCTGGACGGCGGCTGA